The Onthophagus taurus isolate NC chromosome 2, IU_Otau_3.0, whole genome shotgun sequence genome includes a window with the following:
- the LOC111426940 gene encoding pupal cuticle protein-like has product MLRLVLLTAFVVVAFGESPNIRILYQRQEIDPNHSYNWAYETEHGIKANEEGSLYTVANSQTDVEILKAEGAYSYTSPEGKEVQITYVADENGFQPEGDVIPKVPEYILRALEYQRTH; this is encoded by the exons ATGTTGAGATTG GTGTTATTGACGGCTTTTGTCGTTGTTGCTTTTGGAGAAAGTCCAAATATTCGCATTCTTTATCAAAGACAAGAAATTGATCCAAATCATAGTTACAATTGGGC ttaCGAAACTGAACATGGAATTAAAGCTAACGAAGAAGGTTCTTTGTATACAGTAGCAAATTCTCAAACTGATGTAGAAATCTTAAAAGCAGAAGGAGCTTATAGTTACACATCTCCAGAAGGAAAAGAAGTTCAAATCACTTACGTTGCCGATGAAAATGGATTTCAACCAGAAGGTGATGTCATTCCAAAAGTTCCAGAGTATATCTTAAGAGCATTAGAATATCAACGTACtcattaa